The genomic interval GGGGCCCCCATAGCCACAGGCCTGTGTCCCTGTATAGGGCCCTAGAAGGGAAAGACTTAAGGGGAGAAGGTGGTCATCTCGAGTGAGACTCGCTGCCACAGCTCCTTGGTCTGTTTGCTGCGCTTGAGGTTCTGCAGGATGTCGTTGAACTGCATCATGCCCATGGGTGTCAGGCAGAAGGCGCTGCGGGCACTGCGGATCGCATTCACAAAGTCGTCGTAGTCGGCAGGAGTCAGGTGAATCAAGCGATGATGGATGTACTGTAGGGAAATGTGCCTAGGATGAGCCTTAATACAAAGCATAGAACAAGCCCTCTCCCCTACATGGTAGGTGATCTGGTGTGACCACCCAGGAGGTGCTTCACCCTACTCCATACTTCTGGATTGTCACCTGCATGTATGCCTGCTGGCAGCGCTGCACCAGTTGGTGGAAGGCCGGGGCACGCAGGTGGTTGTGGGCATGAGCAGGGCTCAGCCGCTGCAGCGTCTCCATGACGATCTCCTGCAGCACAAACGGGCTCAGCACCCCCTTGGCTGCCCCCACACAGAACTGGTGCACGTAGTTcactcctggggggcagggggaggggcaTGAGACGGGGGTGGCCACCTCTGCCCTAGGGACCCAACTTATTTATCTCAGCTCTGGCCTGACAGagagcctccctcctccccaggagcTGAGGTAACCCTCTGCCCCCCCCGCGCACGCACACATACCCGACCAAGGCCTCAACTCTGAGCAAGAGCTAGGAAGGAGGTCTGGGATAGGAAGGTGGGGGGAGCAGGTGAGGGAGACAATGGTCCTGGGGAGAGGAGGTGTTACCCAGCTTTGCTGCCAGCCCCAGCAACCATTTGACATCATCAGTGTAAGGGGGGGAGCGGGAGAAGTTGTTGGGGTGATCGTTGTGTGCCCGACGACCCAGCATCTCCAGTGCCAGCATTCCTGGGAGATAAGGTTGTGGGCCTATGGTGAGGTGCATCCTCTTTACCCTCTTCCCCAACCTGGTACCTGACCCCACAGTAAACAAATTAAGAGCTAGTGAAGGAAGTCCTCTGAAGAGCTGGCACAACTGCAGGTGGGAACACAGAAAGGGACCTCCTCTCACCAACACGGTAGGCAGCATGCAGGTGGTGCAGGCTGTGTGGATTGACAGGTTGACTGTGTGTCTCCTCCTCAGGGGGTGGAAAACCCCCGCTCACCAGAGGGCTGGGCTGTGTGGTCAGGGCAGGCAGCGAGGCACCCTGGATGGCTGGAAATGTGGATGCTGGATGGACACTGCTCACTGAGGGTGGGATAAAAACCACATGAGAAACTCAGAGCCCAAAGAAGGGCAGAGAAGATTCCCTCCCCATCTCCCCTGCCCAGTGTACCACCAACCCATTCACCTGCTCCCTGTCCCCACAACTCACAGGCCACACTGGTGGGCAGTGGGAGCCCTGGCTCTGTGTGGTAGGGATGTACTGTGATGGGTGCCATGGAAGGGACGGGGAAAGACACAGCAGTGGCAGCAAGTGAGGGAGGAGTCACCGAGTAAGGATACTGAGCCCCCAGGAATGCAGGATGCACACCCtagaggaagggggaagaagagaaggaagatacCAGGTTATATTAGGATGTAGCTCTTCTCTTGCCCCATGAGTGGGTATGCCTACAATTCATAATCTTAGTTGGGGTGGGTCCCCCAGACTCCTACCACTTTACCAGGACTCTTGAATAGCCCTGTTATACTGCCAGAGTACCCCACTCATAACCTCCCATGAATTCCCAATATCCTCCCTGCCACACCCCCCAGCATAACGCTGGTCTTACCTGTGGGTATGCAGAGCTGGGCACAGGGAAGACGGCAGGCCGGGGCATGTGAGGCATGGGGTGGGCAGGGTGAGCTGGGTGGGTGAGGTACTGAGGGCTACAGGGCAGGTGGGGCTGTAGAGCAGTGTAGGGGTGCAGGCCAGGGGAGTGACCATGCCCCAGTCCTGGACCTGGATATAAACTGGACCCCACTGAGATGACTGGCaccactgtggctgctgctgtcactgctgctgctgccgccactGTAACTGGCTCGGTCCCTGGGCCCCCTCTGCCCTCAGGCAGCCCCCGCCCAGCCTCCCCAGCTACCCTGATCCCACTGCCACTACAGCTTGTAGCCCCTTCACGAGCTGTGGATGAGCCACCTGCTGTTTGCTCATACAGCCAGAACCACTGGTGAGCAACCTCAAACAACACTTCGGGGTACACGCCCCCACCCTTAGCCGCCTCTTCCACTGCCATGCAGGCCTTCTCCAACATCAGGTTATCCTGGAAAGGAAGGGCACAGTGTTAAGGAGGGATGGTGTCAGATGACATTCCAATGCCTCCCTCAGAGTTGGCTGGTTCGGAGGGAAGTGTCAGAGGTCAGGGTCAATGCTCAGTCCGTATCAGAGCAGTGAAGATTTCACACAGACACTGAACAAATACTGACCAAAACACCTAGGTTAAATCCCAGTTCCAAACTAATTTAACAACCCCCTCCCATCCAAGTCTCACTTTCTCTGGGGACTTCTGTAAGTTTTCTATCCTGGGTGATCATCTTGGTCCTTAAACTATaggcctttatttccttatctattAAATAGGAATAATCCTAACCTTAAAGAGTTGTAAGGTGAAAGAAATGGCTATAAAAGCATATTAACatggggtggtacctgtagcttaacgggtagggtgccagccccatataccgagggtggcgagttcgaacttgaccccagccagctaaaacagcagtggtaactgcaacaaaaaatagccgggcattgtggcgggcgcctgtagtcccagctacttgggaggctgaggcaagaaaatcgcttaagtctaaaagttggaggttgctatgagctgtgatgccacggcactctactgacagtaagacagagtaagactctgtctaaaaaaagaaaaaagcatattaACATGTACAATATCGTCGTAAGAGAACAAATGACAGTTTATAAACTCCAAGATATGAGAATCAAGAGCTGGGCCCTCAGCTTTCCCCATGCCCAGCCTCCATGCCCAAATGCTCTAGAGCAGATCCCCAGATTGCCTATAAAAGTACCTGTTCCTTGCACTGAACCAAGGCCCGCTGGATCTCATTGGGGTTCAATGCATGGGCATGAGGCAGGCAGCTCAGGGCCAGCTCTGCTGCTGCTCTCACCATATTGGAGTCTCGTGCCCGTGATGCCCTGTCAGCTAAGGATGCAACCTCAGGGGGTGTCAGGTGCCCATCCCAGCATTCTACCAGTATAGTCAGGGCTGCACTGCCGATCTCCATTGCCTGGCCTTCAGGGAAAGTAGAGAAGAGCAGACTGGGGTTAGCACAGACTCACTGGGGCATGAGAATGATGTCTCTTCTATCAGATGAGTAATTGCAGAAAAATTAGGCTCTTACCTTCACCAATTAATTCCCCTCCCGTACCCAAATCAGGACCAGGATTTACCTGTAATCCAGGAAACGTGGGAAGAATAGGTACGTGAGAGCCAGTTTGGAGAAACAAAGTTGTGCAGGCCGAGGGCATAAAGCCCAATCTCAAAGGCGCAAAGGTGTAGGTTGCGGTGAGGACCTTGGTGGCCCCCTGAGGAAGATGGATGTGTGAAAATGGAAGTGCTGCTGTTGCCCCCCGCCTTGATCAGCACCATCTTTGCCAGCTCAAAGTAGAAGTGTGCAGCTGCCTCTGACGGCTGATTGGGTACATGGGGGGCATGACTCTCAGGGCGGCGGCCCTTGTACCTGAAGGGGCAATAGGGTAAGGACAGGTTGGCGTTTCTATGAAACAGGTGTCCAGGTAGGTTGGGAAGGTTCAGGGTAAGTGAAAATGTTAGGGAACAATGGTTGGATGACAATAGAGTTATGATTCTGAGGGTGGACCAGATCAGGGGAAATAGGTATTTCTTCCCACTGACCTGCCAACTTCAACTGTCTTCACCCGCGCACCTCCACTGGCACTTGCCCGGCGACTTCCACTGGAGGATGAAGAGCCCAGGGAGTCTGAGGAAGAGCTACTAATGCTGTCACTATCCTGTCCTCGACCCCAGGAGGTGGGAGCCCAACCCCCTCGAAGTGGCCTCCGGCTTAAGGTTGGGGAGCTATCCGATGTTGTCTCAGGAGCACTGCTGTCGATGCTGGCCATGCCTAAACCCCCAAGACAAGTCAATCTAAGAGGTCAGACTCCAACCTTCAGGAATATCCTCTTCATGCCATCCCACAGGCTGTCCTACCTGTGTGCTTTTTCTTAGGTCGCCCTGGCGAGCCCCATCCTCGACCATTGTAGCCTCCACGACTGCCAAGTGCCAGCCTGCTGGGAACCTTCCCCTCTGGCCTTGGGGTCAAAGCTGCCTCAGATGGGAGAACCTCACAGGGGGAATGTGGGGAACTCTCTAGGTAGGGAAAATAGGACATTGGATGAGCCCAGGAAAGAGGACCCCAACATGGCTCCATACCATTCCTCTCCCTGCCCAGTGCCCCCACCTCACCAGGCACATTCTTCTCTGTGAAGCCCTCAGTGGGGCCTGGCCCAGCCCCTGTCACACTCCCTGGCTGAGCGGGCCCTGCAGAGCCTGAGGTCAGTGGTTGCAGAGCCCCTGGGGCAGATGGGCCCCCGTGCTTTGAAGGAGACCTCTGGCTGGCTGTGGCTGGACGGCTAGATGAGTAGAAAGAACTCAGTGTCTGTGGCTTATGCGTCTGGCTTTCTCGGTCCAATAATTTGTCTAAGATCTGGAAGATAGAAAAGCAGTGACACCCCAGAGAAGCAGTGATAGAATGGCCTTTATTTCTGACATTTGTTACCTTCCTTTCTCCTTGAAACAGCCAATTGCTACCTCCTTGGGAAGGCTTCCCCACTTAGAACTATAGGATAACCTCCTGTTGTACATATCTTGGTATCCTCTGTAACACTTATCACAGGGTGAACGTGCTGATACAcaataaatactgaaataaattaatgaacGACTGAATGAATGACTTTATGCAGCCTGCTTCTCTTCTTCCATCCTATGCCCAAGCACTCCTGTAAGAATCACTAGTCtctcttactctttctttttttttttttttttttgagacagagtctcactttgttgctcttggtagagtgccgttgcatcacagctcacagcaacctccagctcttgggcttaggcaattctcttgcctcagcctcccgagtagctgggactacaggcgcccactacaacacccagctatttttttattgttgcagtttggccagggccaggtttgaacctgccaccctctgtatatggggctggtgccctactcactgagccacaggcgctgccctctcttaCTCTTTATGAAATGTCCCCAAGATTCTCTTCTTAACCTCTTATGGACAAAGTAGCACTTCCCTCGAACTGGAAACCCCCTGAGAAAGTTGTAATTTGCTCACTCTCTCTCCCAGTCAAAAAACGAGTATCTTAGTCCCTTACCTTCTTGAGCTTGGCCTGGTCATCCTTATAAGCGATCATTAATGATAATGCCAGATCACCCTTCTCCCGACGTGTGCCTTCACATAGGAGGGGATGTTCTGCCTCACTCACTGTTGTCTTCATGCCTGTGAGAAGGAAAGCTTCGTGGGGATTGAGAGTAGACATACAGCAAAGACAAACTGGCCAGGGCTCTCTGGGCACCAGCATATGAAGGGGTTCCCTTGGTTTAACCCACATTACCTATAGCATTCTACAGGTATTTAGAGTCTAAGCTCTAGTCTGCTTCTCAAGACCTTTCTAAACTAGTCCCCTCTACCTACCCAACATGGCCCTATGACTTTAGGGAAGCAGGGCTCCTCACTCTCATGAAGTCTTGATTGCATTGTGTTCATGGTGTTCCCTGATCTAGAACCTCCTGATCTTTTGACCTACACTCCATATTCTATACCCTCCCTGAGGCCTTTGCCTAGATTTTTGTTTTGCTGCCCTTACAACACCAGATACCATACCACACATTTTTGCCCTGAATTTCCTATCTTATAGGCACTATAAGGCACTTATTGGCTCACACATGTCATCCTGACTTTCCCATTACCATAGATCCCTTAGGAACAGGTCCCAGTTCTCATGCTTTTCAAGGCCTGGGTCAGCCTTAGCTCATGGACATGCTTAAGTCGCTAACAGACTCACCCAAGGCAGCAACTGCtgcttcaaatcccagctcctcaTCCCCAGGCATCTCGTTGTTCCAGTTGCGACTTGGGGGCCGGGAACCTGTGGGAGAAACCACCAGATGAAAGCTGGGGTTATCCCAGGACCTGCTAGCCAACCCTCCTGACCTCAAGGTAAAGCCGCCCCTTGCCAAAGTGAAAGACTGCCTTCCTCTACGTTCCCTCTCATTTACCCCTAACCTGCTCCCATGTCCCACCCCAGGTGagagcctcctgcctccaccAGAGTAAGTCAGATTCATCTGCCTGCCTCCTGTGCTTCACAGGGAGAAGCACAGGGaagaaaaacagtaagaaaaaagtCAAGTAGAAAGAGAAGTATCACAGGAAAGAATAGAACAGAACCAAAGAGTCTCATCACCATCATTTGTCTAAGATCTGGTAGATCTGGTACAGATCTAGGTACAGATCTGTACCTAGCTACCTGATGGGTCCTCAAGGTGATTAAAAGCCTTGGCTCTTGGTTTTTCCTTGGAGAAAGCTACCCCTACCCTAGCTTCCCACTTACTTTAGGATCAGGTGCCATACCTGGAGCACAGAGAACATCAAAGATGAAACTGGCCAACATGAGAGGCAACACAGGCCGATAGTCACAGAGGGTTCCCTCCCGAAGTTCCTCTGCCCGGCACCTCATGGTACTCATCTCGCTTGGACCCAGAGGGATCTTCTTGAGCAGGGcagccacctcagactcctgataTGCCAGCTTCACCTGAGGGCAcagcagagaactcaaacttctgATACCTCAATGGAGTTCAAGGTGCAAAGGTCTAAGAGATTGAGGTACAAGGCTCAGACAGGACATCAGACCTCCAAGGCCTTGGTAGAAGCTGGGGGCCGCTGTAGCTCCAAGGCAAACATGCCAACTCGGAAGGCTAAGTTGTGGTGCTCTGGGCGCTCACTTAGCACTGTCAACAGGAAGGCTGCCTTGGTCAG from Nycticebus coucang isolate mNycCou1 chromosome 3, mNycCou1.pri, whole genome shotgun sequence carries:
- the ZSWIM8 gene encoding zinc finger SWIM domain-containing protein 8 isoform X4 → MELMFAEWEDGERFSFEDSDRFEEDSLCSFISEAESLCQNWRGWRKQSAGPNSPTGGGGGGGVGGTRMRDGLVIPLVELSAKQVAFHIPFEVVEKVYPPVPEQLQLRIAFWSFPENEEDIRLYSCLANGSADEFQRGDQLFRMRAVKDPLQIGFHLSATVVPPQMVPPKGAYNVAVMFDRCRVTSCSCTCGAGAKWCTHVVALCLFRIHNASAVCLRAPVSESLSRLQRDQLQKFAQYLISELPQQILPTAQRLLDELLSSQSTAINTVCGAPDPTAGPSASDQSTWYLDESTLTDNIKKTLHKFCGPSPVVFSDVNSMYLSSTEPPAAAEWACLLRPLRGREPEGVWNLLSIVREMFKRRDSNAAPLLEILTDQCLTYEQITGWWYSVRTSASHSSASGHTGRSNGQSEVAAHACASMCDEMVTLWRLAVLDPALSPQRRRELCAQLRQWQLKVIENVKRGQHKKTLERLFPGFRPAVEACYFNWEEAYPLPGVTYSGTDRKLALCWARALPSRPGASRSGGLEESRDRPRSLPTEPAVRPKDPGAKRKGLGEGITSSQRGPRRLSAEGGDKALHKMGPGGGKAKALGGTGSGSKGSAAGSKRRLSSEDSSLEPDLAEMSLDDSSLALGAEASTFGGFPESPPPCPLPGGSRGASTFLPEPPDTYEEDGGVYFSEGPEPPTVSAGPSGLLSGEVCTRDDLPSTDESGNGLPKTKEAAPAVGEEDDDYQAYYLNAQDGAGGEEEKAEGGAGEEHDLFAGLKPLEQESRMEVLFACAEALHAHGYSNEASRLTVELAQDLLANPPDLKVEPPPAKGKKNKVSTSRQTWVATNTLTKAAFLLTVLSERPEHHNLAFRVGMFALELQRPPASTKALEVKLAYQESEVAALLKKIPLGPSEMSTMRCRAEELREGTLCDYRPVLPLMLASFIFDVLCAPGSRPPSRNWNNEMPGDEELGFEAAVAALGMKTTVSEAEHPLLCEGTRREKGDLALSLMIAYKDDQAKLKKILDKLLDRESQTHKPQTLSSFYSSSRPATASQRSPSKHGGPSAPGALQPLTSGSAGPAQPGSVTGAGPGPTEGFTEKNVPESSPHSPCEVLPSEAALTPRPEGKVPSRLALGSRGGYNGRGWGSPGRPKKKHTGMASIDSSAPETTSDSSPTLSRRPLRGGWAPTSWGRGQDSDSISSSSSDSLGSSSSSGSRRASASGGARVKTVEVGRYKGRRPESHAPHVPNQPSEAAAHFYFELAKMVLIKAGGNSSTSIFTHPSSSGGHQGPHRNLHLCAFEIGLYALGLHNFVSPNWLSRTYSSHVSWITGQAMEIGSAALTILVECWDGHLTPPEVASLADRASRARDSNMVRAAAELALSCLPHAHALNPNEIQRALVQCKEQDNLMLEKACMAVEEAAKGGGVYPEVLFEVAHQWFWLYEQTAGGSSTAREGATSCSGSGIRVAGEAGRGLPEGRGGPGTEPVTVAAAAAVTAAATVVPVISVGSSLYPGPGLGHGHSPGLHPYTALQPHLPCSPQYLTHPAHPAHPMPHMPRPAVFPVPSSAYPQGVHPAFLGAQYPYSVTPPSLAATAVSFPVPSMAPITVHPYHTEPGLPLPTSVALSSVHPASTFPAIQGASLPALTTQPSPLVSGGFPPPEEETHSQPVNPHSLHHLHAAYRVGMLALEMLGRRAHNDHPNNFSRSPPYTDDVKWLLGLAAKLGVNYVHQFCVGAAKGVLSPFVLQEIVMETLQRLSPAHAHNHLRAPAFHQLVQRCQQAYMQYIHHRLIHLTPADYDDFVNAIRSARSAFCLTPMGMMQFNDILQNLKRSKQTKELWQRVSLEMTTFSP